The DNA sequence AGTTTACGAGTAGTATAAGTACTCATTCCAATATCGGTACCCATACCTAATAAAACAGTAAATGAAATAGCAAATGATAAAATACCATAATCATTCACTCCAAGATAACGAGCAATAGCTATTGTCCATAAGAATGCACATATATTAACTATTAGTTGAGATGAGGCAACCCAACTTATATTTTTAAACAATGTTTTTATTTCACTCATAATAACACACTAATAAAATAAAATTAACTAGAAACTCATTTAAATTAAAATCACTTTAATATTATGCCTTTTATTAGACCTTTCAATATTAAACCTTTCAATATTAAACCTTTCAATATTAGACCTTTCAATATTAGACCTTAATTAATAAAATATCGCCATATACAAACTTATCTAATAAAATAAATCATGTATTTTCTTTTCAATTCTTTTACCAATTGATTTTTTAAAGAAATTAAAGTATAAAAATTGATACCCCTTTCTTAAAACCTTATTGTCAGATAAAGCCATTCTGAATTTTAATCCCTTTCCTAAATAATAAATAGGAACTTCTTTTATTTTTAAATGATTATATTCTATCCAAACGTTAAAAATAGCTTCTGAAATAAGTCCAAATACACGAGGATATTCATCTACATCTATTCTATTTTCAACTTCTTCAAGTATTGGAAATACCCAATCACAATAATGATTAATAAGCTCTTTTCTTGATATAAACATATTATAATTAGAAAAACTAGATTGATTTAAGATATCTTCAAAAGTTTCTAAATAATCAGGAGCCAGTTCTTTAAAAACATCTCTAGTGATTTCTAAGGCTTTATATAAATGATGTCCTCGATAAGTTTCCCAATAAGATCCTTTAATTAAATCTGTTTTTTTAGGAACTATAATATCATAATTAAACAAATAATCAATTATTTCTTCTTTTTCAATAAGTTTAGCATTTTTTCCTTTAAAATATCTGCGATAATGACATAATCCAATTATATCTGCAGAAGATGCCTTAGACATCCAATATAGGCCAGTGAGCTCACAATAATCTTTGTTTTTAAATGATATATTACCTTCAAAGCTATCATCACTAGAAAATCCAAAATTCTCCTTACCATTTCTACCAACAAATAAAGGAGTATAAATCTCATCATTTCTGATTTCACGAATAGCTTCTTCACTATGCGAAATAACATATAATTGGATTTTGTTTAACATAATAAAACCATAAAAATTAAATTAAATTAAATTAACGTCTCATGTCTTTATGAAGTAAAGCAATAAATATATGAACATAAGCCCATCTAACAATAGCTCTTTTTACTAGCCACATATGAACATTTAATCTTAATCCATTTACTTTTAACTCTGATTCTTTAACTTTAAGATTTTGTTTATCCATCCAAACATCAAAAAGCCTTTCTGTTAAAAATCCATAGATTCTTTTTTGATAATCATCATAACCAGTCATATCTACTCTTTTTTCTACTTCAAAAAGTATAGGAAATACCCATTCACAATAAGGATCAATGACTTCTTTTTTTGCAATGAACATATTATAATAGTAAAGTTCTTTACCATTAATTACCTTTTTATAACTTTCA is a window from the Methanobrevibacter olleyae genome containing:
- a CDS encoding DUF4422 domain-containing protein; this encodes MLNKIQLYVISHSEEAIREIRNDEIYTPLFVGRNGKENFGFSSDDSFEGNISFKNKDYCELTGLYWMSKASSADIIGLCHYRRYFKGKNAKLIEKEEIIDYLFNYDIIVPKKTDLIKGSYWETYRGHHLYKALEITRDVFKELAPDYLETFEDILNQSSFSNYNMFISRKELINHYCDWVFPILEEVENRIDVDEYPRVFGLISEAIFNVWIEYNHLKIKEVPIYYLGKGLKFRMALSDNKVLRKGYQFLYFNFFKKSIGKRIEKKIHDLFY